In a single window of the Sediminicoccus sp. KRV36 genome:
- a CDS encoding amino acid ABC transporter substrate-binding protein, with translation MKFLAALVAGAACLASLAQAQPAPDTIAVIRARGHLICGVTVNSVGFANPDSRGIMRGMDADICRAVAAVVLGDAEKVRFVPNTAVQRFPMLQSGELDLLVRNTTWTLGREASLGLAFAGINFYDGQGFIVKRDSGITSARQLEGATICVAPGTTTELNLTDYFRTNRMRFQPVVIEGIEEIRAAFLAGRCDAYTNDATALATFRHAQGANAERYMVLPERISREPLGPVVRKGDWKWFDLVRWTLFAMINAEELGISQANLASFAQSTNPDVQRLLGRTGDLGRALGVDNEWAMRIIRDVGNYGDIFERNIAPLGIPRGLNDIWTRGGLHYAPPIR, from the coding sequence GTGAAATTCCTCGCAGCCCTCGTCGCCGGCGCCGCATGTCTGGCCAGCCTGGCGCAGGCGCAGCCGGCCCCGGACACCATCGCCGTGATCCGCGCACGCGGGCATCTCATTTGCGGGGTGACGGTGAATTCGGTCGGCTTCGCCAATCCCGATAGCCGCGGGATCATGCGCGGCATGGATGCCGATATCTGCCGGGCCGTCGCCGCCGTGGTGCTCGGCGATGCGGAGAAGGTCCGCTTCGTGCCCAATACCGCCGTGCAGCGCTTCCCCATGCTGCAATCGGGCGAGCTTGATCTGCTGGTGCGCAACACGACCTGGACACTGGGGCGCGAGGCGTCGCTCGGCCTCGCTTTCGCCGGCATCAATTTCTATGACGGCCAGGGCTTCATCGTGAAGCGCGACTCCGGCATCACCTCCGCCCGGCAGCTGGAGGGCGCCACCATCTGCGTGGCCCCCGGCACGACGACGGAACTCAACCTCACCGACTATTTCCGCACCAACCGCATGCGCTTCCAGCCGGTGGTGATCGAGGGCATCGAGGAAATCCGCGCGGCCTTCCTGGCCGGCCGCTGCGATGCCTACACCAATGACGCGACCGCCCTGGCCACCTTCCGCCACGCCCAGGGCGCCAATGCCGAACGCTACATGGTGCTGCCCGAGCGCATCAGCCGCGAGCCGCTGGGCCCCGTGGTGCGCAAGGGCGACTGGAAATGGTTCGACCTGGTGCGATGGACGCTGTTTGCCATGATCAACGCCGAGGAGCTCGGCATCAGCCAGGCCAATCTCGCCAGCTTCGCGCAATCCACCAATCCCGATGTGCAGCGCCTGCTGGGCCGCACGGGCGATCTGGGCCGGGCGCTCGGCGTGGACAATGAATGGGCGATGCGCATCATCCGCGATGTCGGCAATTACGGCGATATCTTCGAGCGCAACATCGCCCCCCTGGGCATCCCGCGCGGCCTGAACGACATCTGGACGCGAGGCGGGCTGCACTACGCGCCCCCCATCCGGTAA
- a CDS encoding ArsC family reductase — protein sequence MPLTLHGIKNCDTMKKARAWLDAKGLAYVFHDYKTQGIAPATLSAWVAELGWEVLLNRAGTTFRKLPEAEKQGLTEARAIALMLAQPSMIKRPVLDLGPRRLVGFSPESYAKALG from the coding sequence ATGCCCCTCACCCTCCACGGCATCAAGAATTGCGACACGATGAAGAAGGCGCGCGCCTGGCTGGATGCGAAGGGCCTCGCCTACGTCTTCCATGACTACAAGACCCAAGGCATCGCGCCCGCAACCCTCAGCGCCTGGGTGGCGGAGCTGGGCTGGGAGGTGCTGCTGAACCGCGCCGGCACGACCTTCCGCAAACTGCCCGAGGCCGAAAAGCAGGGGCTGACCGAAGCGCGCGCCATCGCGCTGATGCTGGCGCAACCCTCCATGATCAAGCGCCCGGTGCTCGATCTCGGCCCGCGCCGCCTCGTGGGGTTCAGCCCGGAGAGCTACGCCAAGGCGCTGGGCTGA